The genomic DNA CATTGAATCTAGGCACACAAGCTGGAACATCTTGATCCATTCTCTACTGAGTTGCAAATTTTTGAACCTCTCCCAAAGCCAAACTTTAACCAAGTAAATGGGTGATTGTACATTAACCTCCACCTTCAATGGAAATTTAGCACCTTCTGTTGTAGTTTTTGTCAATCCAACAATTGTCTCCTTAAACAAACGCAAATCCTTATATAAGCAAGCCAGAACCGACGGTGCTAAAGCAATAGGTTTTCCTCTAGCAAGATGAACAGCAATAGGAAACAAAGAACTTTTGATCAACAAGCTTTTatgaggaaaaacaaaaatggaaagCCATGCAGAAATGAATGCTTCATGTTCAATTTTACTAGCTTTACTCATGAAAAATTCCATCCATAGTGAAGCTCTAGGTGCACGTGTTTTTGTCTTGTAAAGTTCATTTCTTGCAGAGATCAATTTGTTTTCCACCTTTGTCATTTCTTCACCTTGAATGGATGTGAAAACAGGATCACCAAAAAGAGAGAAACCCCCAAAACCATAACATCCTCCAGAATGATCGTCGCCTCACCGAAGGGAAGCATGAAACTTTCCCTCACCTCCATCATGGTGttatcttcttcttccattAATGGTTGTTGATGAGTATTCATGAAAAAGCCTCAATCTTTAAtggttgaaatttgaaagatgAAGAAAGTTAACAAATATAGTTGTAAAAGAATTggtttttctttccaaaaatggtTGCTGAATATGGTACTGTTGTGATCCTCAGAAGAGCAGTTAACGTTGGACCAAACTTCACACAAAAAACACACTAATGTGTTTGTTGAAAACCCCAAATTATCCTCACTCACCAAAATACTAGTTTTTGTCCTTGTAAGTCAATAAGGTCCCACCAAAAACTAatggatatttttattttatttttgaaaaatgacaaaagaaagggaagaaaagaaagaaaaaaaaacctaaaaccaAGGTTCAATCAAGCCTCAACACCAACTTTAACTCCTATGAGGAGCAAATTCTAAAACAAACTTATATTTaggtataaaattattttctgaaCTTTATATTTACAAAGAGAGATGGTGtatgttaaattaaatataataataaatagacaAAATAGATATCTAGAAATCCTAACTCAACTGGCAaaaatgctgaaattgttaggccggatgctatgaccggagttcgaactccggtacctccacttgtgtgtttgagtttataataactttgtcatttcatctatctaccaaaaaaaaaaattgacaaaatagATGATGGGTTGGGATCTAAGAAATGGCAACTCTTCCTTGACATTCCAACACAAAAAATACATCCACGCTTCACATTTTTTAACCTTTcataaactaaaaacaaaaatttaataaaattttgattcatgctcaatcaatcaaataaaatcatagagCTAAAATAAACATCCTAGCCGACCCAACAAAAAAGGGGAGGGGGTGTTGCcaacaacattcattcaatcattgtttctttaaaaagtcttcaaaaataaaaagaacatgCAATTTCTTTGAGGTGAATCTATTAGATGAAATTTATGTTTCTTAGGGTAATTATCATCATGCAAGACACAATCAGCAACAAGTATTTGTCTCTGTACAAAGTCTTCACTTTTGTTTCGAAGTCGCGTTCCACTTCGACTCGAGTGTTGTGCTTTCTTTAAGTGCTGCTTGTGCTTCATTCTCCATACCAAGTGTTGCAAGTGCAACAGATTGAAGATATGATGCAATGTGCCATATTGGTGAAATAACTTGCGCTTGCATTGCGTCATTTAGCCCTTCGTTAGCCATGTCGCTTATGAGATAACACAAACTGCGTCGTGCATAGACTGTTGGAGAAACCATTGTTCCAGCATCGATGAACTGCGTATAAACACAATCAAATCTCATTAACTAAATTACTATGATTAGAAACTAAGTCTAAGAAAAATAGGATGGATCCATAAGATACCAAAATGATTATGTGTAAATAATCTCTACCAACTACCTGAttaatttggttttaaaaaaatattgactaGAGGTCTAATTGTGATATGCGTAAGCCAATTAAGATTAATCCAACTTATCTGCGTAAGAACTCTACCTGTGTGTAGCACTCGATTGCTTCTCTAAACTCTTTCTGTCGGAAAGCAGCATCCCCCTTTTTCTTGCAATTTAATATGTCCTGCATTTGATCAGTCCACATATGGAATGATAACTGCAATATCAGAAAAGAGAATACATAAGTTACaatcttttcaaaacaaatttgaaagtTTTATGTAGAAATTCATTAAAATAAGATTTAGATATAGAACCTCATTTGTAACTCCTTCATCATCTTTGTAACCAATACTATCCAGAACTTCACGTATAGCAGTCAAGTCCTTTCTTGAACATGCTTCACCAAGTGGAGATAATGATGCAAAACTGGTGCTATGGGGTATACCCATCAATACATGTGAAGGAACCTAAGAATAAATGAGTATCAATACATTTTGTTACAACAAAGATAATCATGTGTGCACTTCCAAGTTTGATTAACTACAATATGCTGTCATCATGTACGTAATGCATGTGAGtgcaaggaaaaaaaatgtgaatatagGAAAGAGCCGTGTTATTTTGACACAATGGAATAACAATTTAGACAGTTAATGCAGTTCAAATGCATGGTCAATTGATGATTAATGAGAATAACAAGCTTCACAACTCATTAATCACCGACTAAACACAACTAACCACCATTTTGAATGTCATTAACAACAACTTTCTGTATATTTGATCatagtatatatatttgaacGTAATTTGGATAGTTAATGGATATAATGTATATTTGAATACCTTAAATTGTGGTATATGGCATTCAAAAATTGTGGTTAACTATGTTCAGTGGATGGTGAATGTGTTGTGACTTGCGACACTGACACCCCACTGAATATATTCAACTGCATTTGAATTGCGTTAACCATGCAAATTGTTATCAAAATTTACAATCAAATTTGTGTCGAAATATCATTTCGATATCGGAATTATGCAAATAAACCTAATAAAAGATATGAATCCCATTCTACCCCTGCCTTAACTCTACAAAAGAATCTAAGCAGCAAGTATTTCAAACAGGATATTTTAACCTAACTACGTAATTATAATGAACCAACCTCGGTTTCTTTCTGAAGAGGAGCCAAAGCAGCAACCAATGATTTAGGATTAGGCCTTTCTCTAGGTTCATACTGTAAACACCGAGATGCCAAGCGTACCAGCTCAGTTCCATCATTGTCAGAAAATTGTCCTTCCAAACAAGAATCTGTCAACATCTGCAGATTTCTGTCCCGGATCAAATCGAGGGCCTGCATCAAGTTCTCTAATAATTAGATATGCAAAAGTTTATAGCTTAccaaaaacttaaaatattacAGATATTCAagttcatatataatataaaatatcacTTTTAAGTGTTAACTTTGGTCCCTGCAAGAATGACTTACATGACTCGGGGGGATATGCTTTCCACTGAGAAGGTCAAGTAAAAGAGTGCCAAAGCTATATATTACACTTTCTGGTGTTACTCTCCCTACATAAAATGGAAGATATACAAGAAATTATGTGTTGCTCAAATCTTACAAAATATGAATGAACATATAAATAGCAATACAAATCAACTAAATCAGCATTTTagtccttgaaattgtaagggtcggtcaatttagtccctcaaaTTTACAAAATGGTAATTCATTCCCTTAAATTGAATGTCGGCCAATTTAGTCCTTTTTCCAAGTTTAGCACCACAATTTTAAAGGTTTTATGCTTATCTTGATGCAACCAGAGATTATTCCATCAATATGTAGGTCTTTCATTGATTTTGATGGATGTTAactaaagaaacattttttattgaggGACTAAATTTGCTATTTCGTAAATTTGAGGGACTAAATTGCCCAACCATTACATTTCCGAGGATCGGAAAATATGATTTACTAAATACAACTTCAATagaatattaaaaattacaaaactaacAATAGCCATTATATATGGCAATAACATACCAGTTCTGAGATATTCTGGAGGGGTAAATGCCAAATTTGTGCTATAACTTTTCCCATCCCTGCTATTTTTCATAAGTCCAAAAGTAGAAAGCCTAGGATTACCATCCTGCAAAAATTCTAACACGTTTTATATCATTCTAATTACTTAGATGAATGCAAAGGTAGGCACAAAAACTCACCTCATCAAAGAGGACTCTATATGCATTGAGATCGTGATATAGAGCACGCCCTTTGCCTGTGCAGTACTCTAGAGCTTGTGCAAGATGCAGAACAACCCTTAGTCGCATAGCCCATTTCATAGGTTGTGATTCCCCTGATTTAGAGACATGAGTACATGAACACATTACTTCACACCAAATAAACTCAAGGGTCTGGTTGAGGTTTTATAAAGCATCACTTtaataacataatcattatgACAATATATTGTAGAAAACATGACACTGGAAGAGACAAAGCGCAACATCGTGAATCAAGAATAAAGGGTTGGTAATTTGACATGTTCAGTTGTTTGTAATTTGACATGTTAAATTTTGGCAATTTGAcgcttaaaaaaatgttttttaaaagcaATATTGAAACAAGGTTTGCTCGACCAAATCTTCTAAATCAAATGTCCTCGAAGATCTAAAGTGAACATATAATAAGGCTAAAATCTGATACATTTAATCAGTTTGTTCctcttagagagagaagaatacTTGCACACTAGTTAAAACTTAGGAGtatataattgttttataaaatcgATTTCGACAAATCAACTGGAAATTTTGGAACTATCGCATAAAAATTAGTTATGTGGTAAAGTGACTGTAGTTGAATAGTTTAGAATGGCCGACTCACATTACACAACGgggatgtagaaatatatagaCAGACAATCTCTCAAAATAAGGACGAATAAGAAACTGTATCAGCGATAATTAATAGAGACTAATCCTAATTATGACTATAATCAACAATTGTAATTTGCTGTCATAGCACACGTTCTGATGTCATTTGAGAAATGAAAGGGGCACTTACAATGGAAAAGGTGCTTTGCAAGTGTTTCATTTGGCATATATTCTGCCACAAGCAACCTCTCATCTCCttcacaacaacaaccaagcaaGTTTGCTAATCTTTGGTTACGAAGCTGGCCAACTGCTTTTGCTTCCTCCTGCAGTTGTGAAACGTTTGGTTTGatcaattgaaagtgaaaagaaagaGGGAAAGGAATGTGTCTAGCAAATCTGGATGCACCGTTAGCTTCATAGCAATAATGAAACTTAAACATTTAGATACAACAATGTAGAGCAATAGATACACTTGCATGTTCCATACATATGCAAATTGACCAAGACAACATGAGAAGAATCTACATGCTAGCCAAGAGTTATTTGAGAAATTGACTGCTGCACAAAAGGAACTCAGACCTGTTTTGATTGGCTTATCAGAGCTTATCTGCTGGCATAaccacttgtgagactgtttaagagagcttatggaaacagcttatgacatgtacataagttgttttcagcttattttcaaaatctctccatgatagcttatgaaaacagcttatatggTCTACATGTACTCaatttgtctttattttatcttttgttataaaaatagacTATGCATCAGCACTTATACGAtaataaacacttaattaagttgtttatccaaatagaaCCTTAGAGAAAACATTATTAAGTTAGAATGTCCCTATCACAGATGGTCCACTGTCAcacatctacaattttaacattattattattaccataTATTTGAATGCATTACAAAGAATAACAATAACATCGGTTTTCACAATGCATGGTCATTGACAAAAGAATTTAACCTAAGAGTGTGGTTGAATAAATCATGGTGGAAGAAGGGAACATTTACCAAAAACTGCCGAGTATCAGGCCAAGCATTTCTATTAAACCGTTTAACAGCAATTCTCATTTGATTTTCCAGCTTCCCTTTATAAACAACATTTGGAGCCTTCTCTCCATGCTCAGATACAATATTCTCAACAGCAAAACCAGATGTTGCATTCTTAAGTTGCTCGAGTGTAAACTCACGGAACATAGGC from Medicago truncatula cultivar Jemalong A17 chromosome 8, MtrunA17r5.0-ANR, whole genome shotgun sequence includes the following:
- the LOC112417492 gene encoding uncharacterized protein; the encoded protein is MTKVENKLISARNELYKTKTRAPRASLWMEFFMSKASKIEHEAFISAWLSIFVFPHKSLLIKSSLFPIAVHLARGKPIALAPSVLACLYKDLRLFKETIVGLTKTTTEGAKFPLKVEVNVQSPIYLVKVWLWERFKNLQLSREWIKMFQLVCLDSMRMKPLLGKITADPYLMQVYSFHLDDIDAGVYCRPLSDAGLLQTLILMPVLPHVMQHGGREVQVHQHVQLMLRFHLSFFILNLLLLESLVTIVQKLREMILLMVMLKMA
- the LOC25500891 gene encoding serine/threonine-protein kinase BSK3 — translated: MGIQCSRLVPCCVNSQVKASVLETPDAENDDRSEVSNWPMFREFTLEQLKNATSGFAVENIVSEHGEKAPNVVYKGKLENQMRIAVKRFNRNAWPDTRQFLEEAKAVGQLRNQRLANLLGCCCEGDERLLVAEYMPNETLAKHLFHWESQPMKWAMRLRVVLHLAQALEYCTGKGRALYHDLNAYRVLFDEDGNPRLSTFGLMKNSRDGKSYSTNLAFTPPEYLRTGRVTPESVIYSFGTLLLDLLSGKHIPPSHALDLIRDRNLQMLTDSCLEGQFSDNDGTELVRLASRCLQYEPRERPNPKSLVAALAPLQKETEVPSHVLMGIPHSTSFASLSPLGEACSRKDLTAIREVLDSIGYKDDEGVTNELSFHMWTDQMQDILNCKKKGDAAFRQKEFREAIECYTQFIDAGTMVSPTVYARRSLCYLISDMANEGLNDAMQAQVISPIWHIASYLQSVALATLGMENEAQAALKESTTLESKWNATSKQK